DNA from Castellaniella sp. MT123:
GCCGCAGATGCGCGAGGCCTAGCGACGAACGCAGCGCCGCGCAATCGTGGCCCGCGCGCAGTGCGGTGTCGCCAAACCGGATCGCCGCCACAGTGCGGCCATCCTCCATCAGAGCTCGCACGGCGATCGTCGCCACGCGTTCGTTCGGCAGCTTCTCCGGATCCAGCGCCGCCGCGATGCCCGCCGCCTCGGCGACATCGCCGTTGCGCACGAAAGCCATCATCCAGGCGTACGCTTCGCCCGGCTCGCTTTGGGCCAGGGCAAGGGTCGCGCGGCCAACTTCAGCCGCCTCGGCCACCCGGCTACCCTGCACGCGTAATTGAATCCGCACGGCGTGCAGCGCCGCGTTGCCGGGCTCGATGCCAGCGGCAGCATCCGCCTCGGCAATCGCCCTATCCCATTGCTCCATGCGCCCGAAAAGACTGGCGAGCAGGCGGCGGTCTTCGACGCGCGAGGGATGGACAGCAATCAGGACGCCCAGCGCGGCGATCGCGGGTCCGAACCGGCCTTCGCGCACGAAGGGCGAAACCAGCAATCGCCGGACATCACGCCAGCCGTCCTTGGCCTGTCGCAACGCCGGTTCGAGCGCAGCCATGTCGCGCTCGGGGTCGGCCGCGCCGCGGATCCGCCCGATGATTTCGCGCAAGCGGACGGTGGCGCCCTGCGGATCGGTGCCAGCCACAGGCCGGCGATTCTCCATCGCCGTATCAACCATGACGCAGTCCTCTCAACAAAGCCATCGCCACGCGAGCGATGAACATGAGCACAAAGCCCAGCGCCAGCGCCTGCAACAACAGGAGAGCCGTGCGCGGGCTGCTGGGCCGGTCCGTGGGAACCGGTTGCGCGATGATGGACAGATATCGCTGCAAGCGCAAAGCGTCCGTCATTGCCTGTTGATACGACTGCTGCGCGAGGGTCAGGTTTGAATCCGCGAACGCCTGGGCATTGCGCAGCGCCTCGTAGGATTTGAGCTGCTTGGCTTCCGCATTGTCGTCTCCGCTCAGGCGATAGCGCACGGACGCGAGCCGCTTTTTCAGGGCGGCGACTTGCAGCTCGGCCGGCTCGAGCATGAAGTGGTCTTCGTTGCCCAGGGCCTGAATCTTGTCCAGCCTGATCTGCGCGGTGCTGAGCTCCCCTTCCAGCTGACTGGACAGATTCAACAGCATCGACACCGTGGCGGCAGGGTCGACGTTTCCATGCGCCGTGCGCCATGCCGTCAGCGCGTCCCGAGCCGCGAGTGCCTTCTCCTCCGCCAGCCTGACCGACTCCTGGCTCACAGCCAGCTTGTCGGCAACGCCCTTCTCGTTCATGGTACTGACGAATTTCTCGGCCAGGCCGATCAGCGCTTTGGACAGCGTGGCCGCGTCTTCCGAGGAAAACGCGCTGACCCGCAGCACATCGATCTGCTCCAATGCGTTGAACGAGACATGCACCGACGCCTGGTAAGCTCGATACAGCTCGTCCTCGCTGGAATCCTCGGAAAGATGATTGAGCGGGTCCAATCCGGCGTTGGTCAGATAACGGCGCAGGCCGACCTCCTGGTCGAGCTGCTGCATGCTGTCACGCGACTTCACAAAGTCGGCGACCGCCCACCCATCCACGAAGCCGCCGAGCATGCCGCCCGAATTTCCCGTGGTGAGCAGACCGGCCGCTGCGCCCGCGCCGCCTTGCTGGACGGATGCCGACTGCACGAAGAACCGTGACTCCGCCTCATAGCGCGGCGTGGCGACGAAATGCACGTAGACCAAGGCGAGCGCCACCGGCGCCACGACGATCAGGGCGTTGATCCAGCGATGGCGGCGGCGCT
Protein-coding regions in this window:
- a CDS encoding sugar ABC transporter, producing MHFVATPRYEAESRFFVQSASVQQGGAGAAAGLLTTGNSGGMLGGFVDGWAVADFVKSRDSMQQLDQEVGLRRYLTNAGLDPLNHLSEDSSEDELYRAYQASVHVSFNALEQIDVLRVSAFSSEDAATLSKALIGLAEKFVSTMNEKGVADKLAVSQESVRLAEEKALAARDALTAWRTAHGNVDPAATVSMLLNLSSQLEGELSTAQIRLDKIQALGNEDHFMLEPAELQVAALKKRLASVRYRLSGDDNAEAKQLKSYEALRNAQAFADSNLTLAQQSYQQAMTDALRLQRYLSIIAQPVPTDRPSSPRTALLLLQALALGFVLMFIARVAMALLRGLRHG